CCGGAATCCCCGATCCCGCCAAAGGGAATTTCCGGCAGGGACAGGCCGATATGGTTGATGGTCAACATGCCCGTACGCACCGTATCACGCAGGCGCGCTGCAACCCCGCCCGCCCCCGTAAAGGCATAGGCCGCCAGTCCGTATGGCAGGCGATTGGCCTCGGCAATCGCATCCTCCAGCGTATCGAAGGGGCAGAGCAGCGAGATCGGGCCAAAGGGCTCCTCGTTCATGATGCGCATATCAGCCGTCAGCCCCGTCAAAACGGTGGGCGCATAGAAATAACCCGGCCCTGCCAGGCGCATGCCGCCGGTTTCCACCTTTGCGCCCCTGTCGCGCGCCTCATTGACTAGAGCCTCGACCGCCTCCAGCCGCCGCTGGCTGACCAGGGGCCCCATCTGCGTGCCCGGGCGCTGGCCATTGCCCACCACAAGCGCTTGCATGTGGGCGACATAGGCGGCCCGGAATTCCTTAAAGACCCCTTTTTCGATCAGGAACCGCGTGGGAGAGACGCAGACCTGCCCGGCATTGCGGATCTTGGCTGCAGCAAGAAGGGAAACCGCACGCGTGATGTCGGCATCCGCCGTGACAATCACCGGACCATGACCGCCGAGTTCCATGGTCACGCGCTTCATGTGCGCGCCCGCAAGGGATGCCAGGATCTTGCCAACCGCCGTTGACCCCGTGAAGGTGACCTTGCGGATGATATCATCGGCGATCAGCGTTTCCGAGATTTCGGCGGGCGTGCCGTATACCAGCCCGATCACCCCAGCAGGCACACCCGCATCGGCAAAGGCACGGATCAGCATCGCAGGCGAGGCCGGTGTCTCCTCCGGGGCCTTGACGATGATGGAGCACCCGGTGGCAAGTGCTGCGCTGACCTTGCGCACGACCTGATTGACCGGGAAATTCCACGGACAGAACGCCGCAACCGGGCCAACGGGCGTGCGGATGACAGACTGCGTGACCCCCATGAGGCGCGCGGGTACGAGGCGCCCATAGGCGCGCCGTCCCTCCTCTGCCATCCAGTCGATGATATCGGCGGCCGCCGCCATCTCGGCACGCGCCTCCGCCACGGGCTTGCCCTGTTCGAGCGACATGCAGGTTGCCGCTTCCTCTGCGCGTTTACGCAGCAGCGCGGCAGCGCGGCGCATGATCTGGTAGCGCGCGAAGGCGGGCGTGGCGCTCCATACGGCAAAGCCGCGCCGTGCCGCTGCCAGCGCCTGCGCCAGTTCGGGCTGCCCCGCATGGGCGACAGTGCCGATCACCTGTCCGGTCGCGGGGTTGAGCACGTCAAGCGTACGCCCATCGCTGGCTGCCTGCCACTGGCCATCAATAAACAACAGGGTATCGGGGTAAGACATCATCATGTTTCTCTTGCGAAAATATCGACACATGCGTGGCAGGCAGTACTGCATTACAAAGAGCGCGACCGCAGCATCATGGCACTGCGGTCGCGCGGGGATCAGCTTTTCCGCATGGCCTTGTCAAAGGCTGCGGCCGGATCGGGGCGCGCCTCAGCCAGCAGGCCTTCGAGTGTCATGCTCAGGCGCAGCACGCCGATATCATCATTGATGCGGCCACCAATCTGGATGCCCACCGGCAGACCACCCGAAGAATATCCCGCCGGCAGCGACGAGGCAGGCTGGCCCGTCATATTGTACAGCAGGGAGAACCCGGCCCATTCCAGCCAGTCTGGCCAGTTGTCATCGGGCACCGTCAGCCCCGCCTTGAGCGGCAGGATGGAAACGGTGGGCGAGATGACAAAGTCAACCGCTGCATGCAGGCGCGCGCATTCCTGGCGGTAGGCCAGCCGCGCCATCATCGCATCAACGTAATCCCCGGTGGGAATATGCGCGCCATGGTCGCCCCAGCCACGGAATTCGGGGTCAAGCAGGTCACGCTCGGCCGAGGTCAGGCGGCGCTGGGACTGCCATGCCCCCACCTGCCACAACGTGCGATAGGTCGGGCGCCAGTCTTCCATGGGGGCCAACGGCACCAGAACGGCACCAGCCGCCTCGATGCGCGCGATGGCGGCGCGGTACACCTGCGCCACTTCGGGATCAACCTTCATGAAGCCGAAATCTTCCGTTACCCCTATCCTTACCCCTGCCAGAGGCAGCGGTGTGACCGGAAAATCCGAGGCCGGGAGCGGATCGGTGGTAAAGGGGTCCAACGGATGACGCCCTTCAATAACAGAGAACATCAGGCCAGCATCCGCCACCGTACGGGTCATCGGGCCAAAATGCGCCATGTCGGAATAATGCGGGCCGATGGGGTACATCGGCACGCGGCCGAATGTTGCCTTGAAGCCAAACACGCCACTGAAGCTGGCCGGCACGCGAATGGAGCCGCCGCCATCGCTGCCGAGTGCCAGCGGGCCACACCCGGCGCTGATGGAGGCCCCCGCCCCGCCACTGCTGCCGCCGGGCGTGTGGTCGGTATTATGCGGGTTGCGGGTGATGCCGGTCAGCGGGCTGTCGGTCACCGCCTTCCAGCCCCCTTCGCAGGTGGTGGTCGAGGCAAACAGCACGGCACCAGCCTGGCGCAGACGCTCGACAGAGGGAGAATCCTGTGTTGCGGGTGGATTATGTTCGGCCAGGCGCGAACCACGGGCAAAGCGCCAGCCTTTCACCATGGCCGTATCCTTGATGGAAACCGGCACGCCTTCCAGCGGGCGCGTGGGCAGGCCAGCCGCCCAGCTCCGCTCGGCCGCGACTGCGGTAGCGAGGGCGCGTTCGGGGTCAAGGCTGCAAAACGCATTGAGCACCGGCTGTACCGCCTCGGAACGGGCGATGACATCGCGGATCACCTCTACCGGTGAGAGCTTCCGAGCGGCATAGAGCGATAGAAGCTCAACGGCCGATAGTTCACATAATTCAGTCATGGAAATCATCTCTGCTTCTTGATGTGCCCCAAACCGGGAACACGCGAACCTGAGCCGGTCACCCTGAGCACCGCCATGGCTCATGCGGTCTGCTCCGAACCGGCCAGACAAACACGGATATGAAAAACTAAGTCAGCCCCGCAAAAGGAACAGCAGGCACCGGAGCCTGTGCCAGGGGATCATTGCAATGCCGTTCCATCCTGATGCGCCAGATCATGCGGAGTTGTGAAAGGGCATGGGCATGTCATCATGTTTTCTCCCTGATGTATTCCAGACAGTTCAGGTCAGGTCGCACCGCGCTCCATGGGCGGGCCTCCTCCCATGCTGCGCAGGCCTGCAGCACGCCCAGGTCATCAAAGCGGCGGCCGACCACCTGCAGGCCCACCGGCAGGTGGTCAGCGCCAAAGCCACAAGGGATGCTGGCTGCCGGGTTGCCCGCCCAGTTGAAGGGATAGGAAAACTCCGCCCAGCTCAGCCAATCCCAGTCATGTCGTGGCCATGTATCGGGCTGGAGTTGCGTGGCGGGGAATGCCGTCACACTGACGGCGGGCGTGAGCAGGAAGTCCCATTGGGTAAAGAACTCATGGATTTCGACCGCGTAGGCAAAACGCCTCTCACGCGCGAGGGTAAAGTCCTGCATCGTGCGGCCCTGCGTTTCCTTGAGCATCGCCACCAGGCCGGGGTCCATCAGCGGTTCCCACTCAGGCAGGAGCGTGCATTTTGCGCTATAGGTGGCAGGCCAGAAAAAACGCGCCAGTTCCGGGCCTTTTGGCCCCCAGGCAGGAGTGACCTCCTCGACCGTGGCCCCCATGGCCTCGAACACACCAACCGCCGCCGCAACGGCTTCGGCCACATCGGGATCGACACGGGCGTGCCCCAGGTCAGGGCTATAGGCGATCCGGCGCCCTCTGAGCGGGGCGGAGAGCATGGTTGAATAAGGTAGAGGCGCGGCTTCGAGGGAGGTATAATCCCACGGATGCGGGCCACTCATGGCCTCGAGCATCAGGGCTGCATCCTTTACCGTACGCGTGAGCGGCCCCATATGCGTTGCCAGGTCATTATTGCTGATGGGCCAGTTCGGTATCCGACCATGGGTCGGTTTCATGCCAAACACCCCGCAGAAATGCGCGGGCATGCGGATGGAACCGGCTCCGTCACCGCCCTGGTGCAGAGGGCCATAGCCGGCTGCCGCCGCAGCCCCCGCCCCGGCTGAGGAGGCTCCTGCGTTGTATCCTGCCTTCCACGGGTTGCTGGTTACACCTGTGAGCGGACTCCCGCTGACACCCTTCCAGCCGAATTCCGGCACGGTCGTCTTTCCCAGCATCACTGTGCCAGCATCATGCAGCCGCGTGACGCACGGGGCATCCACGATGGGCACATTATCCTTGCGCGACCATGAACCGTAGCGGGTCGGGATATTCGCGGTTTCCTGAAGGTCCTTGATGGTAACCGGTACGCCCTCAAGCCGGCGGGCCGTGCCTGAGCGGTAGGCCGCCTCCGCCCGCCGGGCACCGTCCATGGCCTGCGTGGCGGTCACCTCGACCATGGCGTTGATCTTTGTTTCCGTCGCTTCAATATGGCGCAGAACCGCAGCCACCACCTCAACGGGAGAGAGGCGGCCGCTCTCATAATGCGCGGTCAGTTCCGCTGCTGATATGAAACCGATTTCTTCGTCAGACATCTCGCATCTTCCCCACCCGCAGGCCACCGGGCACATTGTCCATCATATGAGGGCCATGCCGCATCATTCAGGATGATGCCTGCGGTCGAACATGACCCAGCACAGACCAAGGCAGCCCGATGTCAGCAGGAACCACGCAAAGATCCAGACCATGAAGAAAGGCAGTCCAGCAATATCAATCCCGACCTTGTCAATTACGGGAAAAAGCAGGTCGATCATGACCATGGGAATGACAAGTCCAATAATAAAGCTGCTCTTTGAAGGCATTGGAAGCTCGCTTTCATGTAAAGGGAAGCAGAGACCGGAATGACTGGCTGCGGCAGGGGCGGTGACGCTCCTGCCGCCTCCATGTAGCCAGATGCGCACGGCATCAGAACCCGACCGTAAGCGCGCCAGACATCGCAAAACCACCACCAATATTGTAGCCGGGCTGGCCAGCGGCGATCCACTGCCCGTTTGCCGCACGGACACCCTTGGCCGTTGGCGTGAAGCTGGCAGCCTGGGCGTAATACAGGTTGTTGCCAATATTCATGAAATTGAGCTGGAACTGCGGCTTGTAGACCATGAACTTGTCGATACGGACATTATGCAGCCGGTAACCAAGCGTGATGTCGGATGTCAGATAACCGGGAATGTCCTGATCGTTCATGAAGGTCGTATAGCGCTTGCCGATATAGTTCAGCCCGAAATTGCCAAAGAATGTGCCATCATCATAGGAAAGGCCGACTGCCCCCGTAAACTCAGGTGTATTGACCGAACGTTTGCCGCGGGTATCGATATAGGTACCCTGGATCTGGAAATTGTTGTCCGTTGTGGCATGGACATAAGACCCCGAAAGATACGGGCTGAAATGGTGCCATGGCCGCAGACCAAGCTCGAGCTGGGCGCCACGCACGGTTTCACCACCCATGTTGATCGGCGTGGTCACGAGCGAGCCACCGGATGAATAGGCGGTCGAGTTTACGTCGTGATTGGTCAGGTTGTAGTTGAACAGTGATGCGGCAATATGTACCAGGCCGTTATGGCGGAAGCCGATTTCCTCACCAATCGCATATTCTGGCTTCAGGTTACCAGGATGCACGTCAATGGGGGAAGGAGACTTCGCATCATACATGTCCAGATAGGCTTCGGTCCGGTCCGGAGCGCGGAAGCTGGTGGTACCGTTCACAAAGATCTGGTCATGCTTCGTGATGTTATAGCTGATGGCGACCTGAGGCAGCGGCTCCGCATAGTTGCCGCCATTCTTGCGATCAGGAATGCCGGGCAGGTCGTTCGTGGCCCAGCGATTGATCATGACTTCCTTGAAACCGGCAGTCAGTTTGAGGCGGTCATTGAGTAGCGACAGCGTATCATCAAAATAGATGGAGACCTGCTGCTGGCGGAAAACGAGGTTCCACGGGCTGAGCGCCTGACCCGCGGCATCCTTGACACTGTATCGCCCCCAGGCATTGGCGGGCAGGCCATTGGGGCCGACAGCGGCATAATTGGCCGGCTCCACCATATCAAGATAGGAATACATGGCCCCGATGCGGAACAGGTTGTTCCTGTGTTTCCAGTCCAGATGCCCCATCAGCGCCAGGGTATGCTGGTGCTGTTCATCGACGACCTGTGTCGTATCGACCCTTGTGCCATTGGCCAGGGTCACGGCCGTTGGCAGGTTGAGCGCGCCCACGTTCTGTGTGCCGAGATAGGCCTGTGAATCATTGATGTTTTCACCAAACCCGCTGTCCTTGTCCCAGTTGATGAAATAAGGCGTTAGATGCAGGTTGAGGTTATGGCCCAGGTTGAACTTCATTGGTGCCATGACCGCGATGGTTTTGTTCATCAGGCGGTTCATGCGATAATAGTTGGGACTACCGGGTGTATAGTTCGGGTTGAGGTAGAGTGAGGACGTACCTTTAGCCTCGAAGGCCGCCATGGTTGGCGTTGCCGCACCGTTGGAGTTGATGCCGCTGGACGAGTACTGTCCAAAAATCATCTCTACGGCAACCCTGTTCCCCTGCCCCCATTCCTTCACCAGCTTTGCATCGACATGGTGGCGGTTGATGGAACCCGGCGTCTGCCAGAAATTACTGAACATGTAGGAATAGGACATGAAGGCACGGATACCTGTATGCCCGATTTCACCGGTATCAAACCGGACGAATTCCTTTTTCATGTGATAGCTGCCGTAGCTGCTCTCGATCATGCCGCCCCGGCGGCGGGAAGGATCGCGCAAGGTGACGTCAACAGATGAGCCAACCGCGTTATAGGACGGGCTCGTGATATCGGGCGACCCCTGGGTGAGGGAAACCGAGGACATGTTTTCGGCATCGGGTGAACTGCCGATGGAATCCGGCTGGTAATACACACCATCCACCAGCGGCACGCCATCAACCAGATACCCGATTTCGCTTTGGTTCATGCCACGCACCACAAGGGCGCGGGACGTCAGGCCATAGGGGTCGGTACGGGCATAGGCCACACCCGGCATCATGGCCACAAGAGCCTGTGGCGTTGTATTGGAACTCTGCTTGGCAATAAAATCGCGCGTTACTTCACTGCGCGCCTTTGGCACGGTCTGTACTGGCATGAGGCCACCACCGGGGGTCGTGCCGGTCACGCCGTTTGGCGTACGCATGCCGGTGCTGACGTGAATGGTTTCCCCGTCGCCCCGGGCAACCATGCCCGCGGGCCTGGTATCGGGCTGCGGCGAGGGGCCAGCATGCACCCTGGCGGGCCGATTGCGGGCCGTGGCCGGAGGAGTGGCCGCTTTTGCATCGCTGTGCTGTGTCGCAATCAGGCCCGACAGGACGGTTGTAGACAACACAAGAGCACCGAAGGAACAAAATCGCATTCATATTCTCCCTGTCGTCCCGTTCGGGAAGAAACTGATGGCATAAATGAAAAAGATGAAGACCGGGCAGGAACTAAGATGAACCTGCATTCTCGATGGGTTTCCGTAACGACATTTAATTATTAGTTCGTAACATTTTTCAAGAGACAAATGTCCGATATTTTAACGTTTCTCGTTCCATTGGTATTTTTGCATCAATATGAGCCATATAGGCTCAATTTTAAGTATTGGTATAAACGGTTATAATGATTGTCATAAATTTATTTATGTCAGCCAGCAGCTATCGGCGCCTTCAATAACCCCGGCTGATATCAAAAACCTGCTCCGGGCGCTCCCCGCGCTGCAGGGTCCTTATGCAACCAATCAGATAATCGACCCGGGCACAGACCGAAGCCTGCGATGCGATATGTGGCGTGACGATTACGGATGGATGCGTCCATAAGGGCGAAGTCACCGGTAGCGGCTCATGCTCGAAAACATCAAGCACAGCGGCCGACAGCACACCGTCATCCAGTGCCGATAAAAGATCGCTTTCAACAACGTGCTCCCCTCGCCCGACATTGATGAACGCCCCGCCGGGTCGAAGCCCCCGCAGCACCTGGGCATTGATAATATTACAGGTCTGGGGGGTATGGGGCAGCAGACAGATGAGGATATCGGCCCCGGCCAGAAATGGCTTCAGCCCGACTGCCCCATCAAAGGTCTTGACCCCTTCGATGTCCTTGGGCGAGCGCGACCAGCCCCGCACGGTAAAGCCGCACTGGCTGAGATGCCCGGCTACATAACGACCCAGTTGCCCAAGCCCCATGATACCCACGACACAGTCTGCTGCCGAGCGCGTGACGACCGTGCGTTTCCATGACCGCTCGTTCTGCTGTAACGCCCACCCGCGTGCGCCACGGATTACGCTGATACAGGCCCATAGCAGGTAATCCGCCATCAGGCGGCCGGTTTCCTCTCCCGCCATGCGGATAAGCGGCAGGTGCACCGGCCAGTCGGGATCGCGCGCCACGATATGATCAACCCCGGCAGACAGGCTGAAAACCGCCTTGAGCGCAGGTAGGCACGCAAGGTCGCCTACAGGGGGCATCCATACCAGCGCGTAGTCAATCCTGTCGGGCGCCTCCAGGGCGGTAGCCCAGTCCACCACATGGATATCTGGCGCCCGCTCGGCAAACGCTTCCTTTACCTGCCTGAAATAGTCAGCATCGTCTTCAACATAAACGGCGATGAAAACCATTTCACAACTCCATTACAAACATATTACTTTATTTATATTCTACATTATTCATTTTAAGTGAATAATATAAGTCTGATCCATAATCACTCAGTAGAACTGGCCGGAGCTGATCTCCTGCTCCATCTGCGCAAGGACATCCGCTACGCCATCAAAAATCATATCGACCTGCTCGCGCGTGATGATCAATGGCGGCGAAAATGCCAGCGTATCGCCCATGGCACGCGCAATGACGCCCTTGTTCTGAAGCAGCCCGAAAGCATATTTCGCCAATTGCCCGACTTCTAGCGACGAGGAGCGCGTGGCCTTGTCCATGACCAGTTCCAGCGCCCCGATCAGCCCCACGCCACGCGCCTCACCCACCAGCGTGGAGGAGGCGCCCAGTGCGCGCAACCTCGCCTGGAAATGTACGCTGACATCACTGACATGCGTCATCAGGTCGCGCTCTTCCATGATGTTCAGCACCTCGATCGCCACGGCAGCGGCCGTCGGGTTGCCACCGTTGGTAAAGCCATGGGCAAAGGCGCCAATGGCGTGCGACTCATCGGCAATCGGTTCAAACACCATGTCATTCATGAGAATGGCAGAAATGGGCAGGTAGGATGATGAAAGCTGCTTGGACAGGATCATCATGTCGGGTCGGATATCAAAGGTCTGGCTGCCAAACATGCGCCCGGTCCGGCCAAACCCGCAGATAACCTCGTCCGCGACCAGGATAATGCCGTATTTTTTCAGCACGGGCTGCAATTTTTCCCAATAGCCCTGCGGAGGAACGATCACCCCGCCCGCCCCCATAACGGGCTCGGCGAAGAAGGCGGCAATGGTCTCGGGCCCCTCGGCCACGATCAGCGCCTCGATCTCGTTCACCAACCGGGTCGAGAATGCGTCCCCGCTCTCGCCCTCCAGGCCTTCGCGGTAGTAATGCGGCGCGGTCACATGCAGGAAACCGGGCAGCGGCAGATCAAAGGACTGGTGATCGACAGGAATGCCGGTCAGACTGGCAGAGGCAATCGTGATGCCGTGGTAGCCCCGCTTGCGGCTGATGATCTTCTTGCGCTTTGTCTCTCCCAATGCATTGGAGCGGTACCAGATCATCTTAATCGCGGTATCATTGGCTTCTGACCCGGAATTGGTAAAGAACGCCTTGCTCATCGGCACGGGCGCCATCTCTACCAACCGGGCGGCCAATTCTATCTGCGGCGCATGCGATTTTCCGGTGAAGGTGTGGTAGTACGGCAGCTTCTCCATCTGGCGCACAGCCGCATCAATCAGCCTGCGTTCACTGAAGCCAAGGCCGACACTCCACAACCCGGCAACTGCCTCAAGGTATTTCTTGCCGGCACTATCGTAGACAAAAACGCCTTCGCCCCGGTCAATCACCATCCCGCCGCCCTGCAGGTTGGCCCGTGCATCCGTAAAGGGATGCATCAGGTAACGGGCGTCCTTCATTTCCAGGATATCGGCTTCGTCAGACATTTTTTCCATCATTCCCAAACCTTCTGGCCACTTGTCGCATTATGAACAGTATGACTCTTTTTCATCCGCAATCAGGCTGAGAGCCGCAGTCCAGGCGCGCTGGATGATTTCTTCAGCCTCCTCACGCTGGAACTGCTCCGCCGTACGCCGCCGCACATCCTCCGGCGGGTAGGAGAGTTGCCTACCCCCGGCAAGCGCATGGATCTGGATCTGGCAGGCGCGTTCGAGGAAATAGATTTCGTGGAAGGCATGCGCCACATGCCGCCCCCCCACCAGCAAGCCATGATTGCGCAGGATCATGGCATTATTGGTGCCAAGGTCAGCAATCAGGCGCTCTTTTTCCTCGGCCCGCAGCGCGATCCCCTCATAGTCATGGTAGGACAGGCAGCCATAAAACTTCAGGGCATGCTGGCTGATTGGCAGCAGCCCGTCCTCCTGGGCCGAAACCCCAGCCCCGTTTGGCGTGTGGGTATGGATGATGCATTTCAGGTCAGGCCGGGCCTGATGAATGGCGGAATGGATGACAAAGCCCGCCGCATTCACATTGGACTGCTCCAGCCGCAACTCCTTCACATGGCCGAATTTGTCAATCCGCACCAGGTCGCTGGCGCGCATCTGGTCAAAAACCTTGCCGTAGCGATTGATGAGGAAATGCCCCGGATCATCGGGAAGGGCCATGGATATGTGGGTATCGATCAGGTCCGTCATGCGGAAATGAGCAATCAGCCTGTAGAGCGCAGCGAGCTCACAACGTGCTTTCCACTCACTTGCGGAGAAGGAGTCGGATGGAAGGGTCACAGATAAGCCTCCGGAAAACATAAAGACGCACACAGGGCGAACGGACACAGCCGTATCATTTTTCCTACTATGCGATCATAATTACACGAACCTTTCGATATGAAAACAATAAATAGTCATTAAAATTAATAATAATGCCCATTAATTGTATGCCTTATGAAATATATTCGTTAGTTCCCGAAAATATATACTTTAACGCTCTTGCGAATCATGCCCCATCTGTCCAAGCTCGACCGCACCGCATTCTCATCCGCATGCGGTGGCCAGAAACAGAAATAATGATGGGCAGGCCGAATGATTAATTGACATCATGCTTTCGAATATCTCATTATGTATATGTAACGTTTTGACGCTCCGGCTCCTGACAGAAATAGCGCTGCAGGTCCGGTGCAGTACCCGGCGTACGTCGCCATGAAAGTACGAACGGACATCATGTAATGCCGCAGGTTAGGTTTATGAAGCCCTGTAACCTGAAAACAGAAATCGGGCTGTATCCCCATGAGTACGCTCTCTTTTCCACCCATGTCTGATCCTGCCAACCGAACGGCCGAAGCGGGCCATGGCATCCCCAGGAAAAGTGAACAACTGATCGACCGGTTGGACTGGAACCTGCTGCGCACGTTCATCGCCATCGCACATGAAGGCAACATCACGCGCGCGGCCAGCAGCCTTCGCCTGACGCAGTCAGCGGTCAGCCAGGCCCTGCGGCGGCTGGAAAAGCAGATCGGCTATGCCCTTATTGTCCGTAACGGAAGCCGCTTTACGCTTTCCAGCCATGGCGAGAAGGTGCTGCGTTTGGCATCCGATATCTATGGCTCGATCAAGGCGATCAGCAACGAGATCGAATCAGGGGCGGAAGAAGTGGGCGGCCATATCCGCCTGCTTACGCTCAGCAGCATTGAATCCGTTACGTATGATACGTTCCTGGCCAGCTTTCACGAGCGTTTTCCACGCATATCGCTTGAAATCATCTGCATACGCAGCGAGGACATCCTCAGTTCCCTCCAGAAAAAGACGGCCAATATCGGCATAGGGCTCTGCCCGCGCGCCCTTCCGCGCATCGGGCGCTCGCTGATCATGGAGCAGTCCTATGGCCTGTACTGCGGGCGATCCCACCGCTTTTTTGGCAAGAATGACATTTCCCTGCGGGATCTGGCGCAGGAGAATTTCGTCCGCTCTGAAGCGGACAGGATTGACGGGCTTCTCTCCAACATCACCATCTTCCGTAACGAGATGGATTTCAGCGGATGGATAGCGGGCACATCGTGTTCCATCCAGGAAATCACCCGCATGATCGTTGCAAATTACGGGATCGGGTGCCTACCTGAACATATTGCGCAGCCATGGGTAGATGCCGGCAGGCTGTGGCGCCTGCCACCGGCCTCTGGCATCACCACATCGGGGATATTCCTACTGTGGAATCGTGACGGGCGTTACAGCAATAGTGAACGTATCTTTCTCGAGCAGTTCCAGAACCATCTGCAGATCTCTCCGTCATCGCCTGATAGCTGGGCGGCCAACACCACATCCGCCAATACAGGGTAGTCCACCAACCGTTCTTTACAGAATACGTTGAAATAAAAAGGTTTCTTTCTGGTGCGCCGGGAGCGTATTAATGGCAATCATCTTCTTCATTCTTATCCTCACCGCGTCGATCATCGTGGCGATCATTTCAAAGCGGCGTGCCGGTGCGCAGAACATCAAGGACTATCTTACGGCCTCACGGTCCTTTGGTTCGGTATTCATATTCTTCCTGGGCATTGGCGAGACCTACAGTATCGGCATGATGACTGCCTTTCCCGGCGGCATCTATCATTCCGGGTACCCGTTCGCGTCATGGTTCCTATCCTATGTCCTCCTGGCCTATCCTGTCGGCTATTTCCTCACCCCGCGCATCTGGCAACTCGCGCGCAATACCAACGCTGCTACTGTGCCAGACATTTTCCGCAAGGTGTTCAACAGCCGTGCGCTTGAAATTACCGTTGCCTTCAACATCATATTTTTTATGATCCCGTGGGCGACCATCCAGTTTTCCGGCCTGACCCTTGTGCTGTCTGGACTGAACATCGTCTCCTCACGCTGGCTGCTCATGCTGACCGCGGGCGGGATCGTTTTTATGTATATTGCCATTTCCGGCATCCGGGCCTCGGCCTATGTCTCGGTCATGAAGGATCTGCTCGTGCTGTTCATTATCGGCACGATCGTCATGGCGCTACTCAAGACAGATAACCCCGCCACCCTGTTCCAGATCGGCACGGATGAACTGCACAACACGGCAATCACCGGCCGGCAGGAAAGCTTTGCCATGTCCACGATGTTTTTTCAGGCAATCGGCATGCCCATCTTTCCACTGACCTGCGCGTACCTGATGACGGCGCGCAGCGCACGGACCGTAATGCGGGCA
This DNA window, taken from Komagataeibacter sucrofermentans DSM 15973, encodes the following:
- a CDS encoding glyoxylate/hydroxypyruvate reductase A produces the protein MVFIAVYVEDDADYFRQVKEAFAERAPDIHVVDWATALEAPDRIDYALVWMPPVGDLACLPALKAVFSLSAGVDHIVARDPDWPVHLPLIRMAGEETGRLMADYLLWACISVIRGARGWALQQNERSWKRTVVTRSAADCVVGIMGLGQLGRYVAGHLSQCGFTVRGWSRSPKDIEGVKTFDGAVGLKPFLAGADILICLLPHTPQTCNIINAQVLRGLRPGGAFINVGRGEHVVESDLLSALDDGVLSAAVLDVFEHEPLPVTSPLWTHPSVIVTPHIASQASVCARVDYLIGCIRTLQRGERPEQVFDISRGY
- a CDS encoding aspartate aminotransferase family protein, with amino-acid sequence MSDEADILEMKDARYLMHPFTDARANLQGGGMVIDRGEGVFVYDSAGKKYLEAVAGLWSVGLGFSERRLIDAAVRQMEKLPYYHTFTGKSHAPQIELAARLVEMAPVPMSKAFFTNSGSEANDTAIKMIWYRSNALGETKRKKIISRKRGYHGITIASASLTGIPVDHQSFDLPLPGFLHVTAPHYYREGLEGESGDAFSTRLVNEIEALIVAEGPETIAAFFAEPVMGAGGVIVPPQGYWEKLQPVLKKYGIILVADEVICGFGRTGRMFGSQTFDIRPDMMILSKQLSSSYLPISAILMNDMVFEPIADESHAIGAFAHGFTNGGNPTAAAVAIEVLNIMEERDLMTHVSDVSVHFQARLRALGASSTLVGEARGVGLIGALELVMDKATRSSSLEVGQLAKYAFGLLQNKGVIARAMGDTLAFSPPLIITREQVDMIFDGVADVLAQMEQEISSGQFY
- a CDS encoding class II aldolase/adducin family protein, which codes for MTLPSDSFSASEWKARCELAALYRLIAHFRMTDLIDTHISMALPDDPGHFLINRYGKVFDQMRASDLVRIDKFGHVKELRLEQSNVNAAGFVIHSAIHQARPDLKCIIHTHTPNGAGVSAQEDGLLPISQHALKFYGCLSYHDYEGIALRAEEKERLIADLGTNNAMILRNHGLLVGGRHVAHAFHEIYFLERACQIQIHALAGGRQLSYPPEDVRRRTAEQFQREEAEEIIQRAWTAALSLIADEKESYCS
- a CDS encoding LysR family transcriptional regulator, with the protein product MSTLSFPPMSDPANRTAEAGHGIPRKSEQLIDRLDWNLLRTFIAIAHEGNITRAASSLRLTQSAVSQALRRLEKQIGYALIVRNGSRFTLSSHGEKVLRLASDIYGSIKAISNEIESGAEEVGGHIRLLTLSSIESVTYDTFLASFHERFPRISLEIICIRSEDILSSLQKKTANIGIGLCPRALPRIGRSLIMEQSYGLYCGRSHRFFGKNDISLRDLAQENFVRSEADRIDGLLSNITIFRNEMDFSGWIAGTSCSIQEITRMIVANYGIGCLPEHIAQPWVDAGRLWRLPPASGITTSGIFLLWNRDGRYSNSERIFLEQFQNHLQISPSSPDSWAANTTSANTG
- a CDS encoding sodium:solute symporter, with product MAIIFFILILTASIIVAIISKRRAGAQNIKDYLTASRSFGSVFIFFLGIGETYSIGMMTAFPGGIYHSGYPFASWFLSYVLLAYPVGYFLTPRIWQLARNTNAATVPDIFRKVFNSRALEITVAFNIIFFMIPWATIQFSGLTLVLSGLNIVSSRWLLMLTAGGIVFMYIAISGIRASAYVSVMKDLLVLFIIGTIVMALLKTDNPATLFQIGTDELHNTAITGRQESFAMSTMFFQAIGMPIFPLTCAYLMTARSARTVMRAQIFMPLYMVVFPFMMLIAFYAKYHHLTLSSPNDAFIETVKTLLPPAMIGVVAGGAALSALVVLSGTCLVIGSLVARNLVPGLPEKRQKTASQMVIMLYIVVSMVLATMVPTLVAHLYNMTYFGVTQLLPCFLLAILSIRVRPRALCAGIILGDALGCGLYLSGVDTLGINPGLIGLVVNTAIVFLAGNCQRPQKVQHHAEQEYIVVEENWTERPLSTSSGS